The region ATAATCTACAAAATAGACTTCGAATATTATGAAAGAACTTATTCTATTTTCAAGTCTAATAAATTAGGCTATCAGAATTTTTCAGTTTCTTAATTTCTCAATAATTAGTTTTAAAAATATATAAAAAACAATTATTTTTCATTTTAAATTTGTAATTTTAAGAAGAGAAAAACAACAAAACCTCATTTTTTTAACTTCCAAAAAACCTCAATATTATGGAAAATATAAAATTTGAAATATCTCCCTATCAAGACGAATTGCAGATATTGATTGATGAAAAAAAAGCAGGCTATATGTCCATAGAAATTGACGGAAGACTCCTTATTGTGTATTACACGAAGCTTAATGAGGAAGTGGAGGGAAAAGGATACGCCAAAATGCTTTTAGACGAATTGGTACGCTATGCCGAAGAAAAAGATTTGCTGGTAGATCCTGAATGTGATTTTGTGAGACAACAATTCGAAAATCATCCGGCAAGATATAAAGACATTTGGCATGCCTGATCAGTCTTCCCACCAGATCCTGAACTGCTGATCTTCTTTATTGAGGTCAACAGGCTCACCAATCATAGGCGTCAAAATATTCATTTTTTTTTCTTTTCCGAGAGCGACTACTTTTTCCAAAGGTTCATTCCATGGATGCAATGCCAGTGCGAATTTTGAAGAGTGTACCGGAATAATCTTTTTTGCCTTCACATCTATACTTGCCTGAATCACATCTTGCGGTAAGGCATGAATATATTTCCAAGCTTCATTATACTGTCCGTTCTCCATAATGGCATAGTCAAACGGGCCAAATTGTTCTCCGATCATTTTAAAATGGGTATCATATCCGCTATCACCTCCTAAAAATATTTTTTTGGTAGGAGTTTGCAATACATAAGATGTCCATAATGTAACATTCCTTTTCATCTTTCTTCCCGAAAAATGCCTTGCAGGAGTAAAAATTATTTTAATGGTATTCTTTAAGACAGCTTCACCTCCCCATTCTTCTTCAATAAGCTGACCAGGTGAATATCCCCATTTTTCTAAATGAGCCCCCACACCGAGAGGTACGATAACTTTTCCTACTTTATCTTTAATTGCTTTTACGGTCGGATAATCCAAATGATCATAATGATCATGTGTAATTACTAAATAATCTATCGTCGGAATATCTTCCGGTTTGAAAATATCGGCTCCGGCAAATGCCTTATTGAAAAATTTGAAAGGAGAACCATACAAACTGAGCACGGGATCAATCAAAAATGAAACCCCATCTGTCTGAATAAAATATGATGAATGTCCTATCCAGATAAAAACATCCTGATCTTTTGGAAGGTTTTTCAAATCTGTATGAATAGACGGAAGTTTTTTTGAAGGCTTCAAAAACGGAGTTTTCTTTTTGAAAAAGAAATCATATAATACTTTAGGCATCGAATATCCTTCTGCCAGTGAAGGGGTATGGCTTAAATTCTGGAACTGCTTATCTTTAAAATGCTTTGACTGCTGCATTCTTGCCAGTCTTTCCCCTTTTGCCTCTGCCCCGAAAACATCCTGACTGGTCACTATAAAATACAGGATGACTAAAACCGTTATTGTAATAAATATATATATCATTTCTTAAATAGCCAAATGTATGACATTATCCTCTATGACGATCAATAAAGAGAATACCTTTATTTTTTACTTAATTTTATATAAAAAGCAAAACATTATTCTAAACTTTTATAAATTAGCCCATTGAAATTTCTGAACATTGAAAAAGTTTTCCCCCATTCTATTATTCATGTTCATCCTTTCGTCCTGCTCATCTGTTAAAAAACATAATGAGCAGAGGAGTGTATGTATTGCCCCTGAAGACCTGAAAGAGGATGTAGACTACGCGTATGCAAAAATCAAGGAAATGCACCCCAGACTTTACTGGTACATTTCAGAAAGCCAGTTAGATTATAAGTTTGACAGCCTTAAGCATACTATAAACCAGCCCCTTACTCCGCTTGAGTTTTATTTTAAGTTACAGCCCGTAATTGCCAGCATCAAAGAAGGGCATCTTTCTTTAAGAATCCCGATAAAAAAATTCACGAAAAAAGAAATCAGATCCTTAGATAATAAAAAAGGGATGTTCAGCCGGTTTGAATATTATGTAACCGGTGAGCATCTGTATATTATTGAAAACAAAGATTCGATAGAAAATATAAAACCGGGAACTGAAATTTTAAAAATCAATGATGTTCCTGTACCTGTGTATTTAAAGAAGTATAAAAACCTCATCAGCAGTGATGGGTACAATACTACCTTTCAGCCTTATTTTTTAAAGGATATATTTTTTAATTTTTACAGTGCCGAATTTGGCTTTAATGATACCGCGAAAATCGAAACTCTTTATAATAAAAAAATTAAAACCTATACTTTAAAAAGAGCCGAAAAATCTAAAACTGATTTCGAAAAAGATAGGGAACAAAAAAAGAAAACGCTGGAGAAAAAGGTAAATGACTATGTTGCCTTTAATGACTCATATAACCGTACCTTCAAATTTGTGGACCCAGATAGCAGTATTGCGTACATTAAAGTCAAAAGCTTTTCGAGAACCTATTCAGAAAAATTTTACAAAGAGACTTTTACCAAAATTAAAAATGCAGGTGCAAAATACCTCATCATAGATATCCGTAATAATTATGGCGGGTCTCTGGATGAAATTAACAATCTGTATTCTTATTTGGCTCCCGGACCATTTACCTTGATTAAACGTTCTCAGGTCACTTCAAAAACGAGCCCCTTAAAAACCAATTATTTCAGAAAAAGCAATGCATTAGACTACACTTTTAAAAGCTTTCTTTATCCTGCATATATTATAAGTCAGACGATGAATACTTATAAAAAGGACAGCATTGTTTATTATAAAATGAAAGCAGATCGAGAAACCCAACCTCAAAAAGATGCTTTTCACGGAAAGGTTTTTGTGCTTATCAACGGAGGAAGTTTTTCAGCCTCCTCAATTTTATCTGCAAAGCTTAAAAATGATAAACTAGCGACTTTGGTTGGAGAAGAAACGGGAGGTGCCAATGACGGCACCATTGCCGGATTTTATTCTTATCAGAAACTGCCTCATTCAAAAATAAGCTTACCGATCGGATTGGCTCTAGTACAGCCCAATATTTCTTTCACGAATACAGAAAGGGGTGTTCTTCCTGACGTAACGATTACAGAAAACATTCAGGACATTTTAGATAAAAAAGACCGTCAGATGGAATGGGTGATGAAGAAAATTGGTAATGAGAAAAATGGAAAATAATCATTTTGATGAGTAAAAATATTTTTAAATTCTTTAAAATTTTTGCTTCTGTAATTATTTTATGGTTTTTCGTTCATTCTACTTACATTACCATTGATGGCCTTTCTGATCATGATCAACATGCTGATCTTGCTGTTATTTTGGGAAATAAAGTTAATGAAGATGGAACTTTATCTAAAAGATTGGAAAAACGTCTGGAAAGCGGAATTGATCTATATCAAAATCATCGTATAAAAAAGATTTTAGTGAGTGGCGGATTAGGGAAAGAAGGATTTTATGAAGGCGACAAAATGAAAGAGTTTCTTGTTGAAAAAGGTATTCCAGATTCTCTGATTATTGTTGATAATCATGGAGATAACACAAGAGCAACCGTTATTAATACCCTAAAACTAAAACCTCAGCTAAAATTCAACAGTATCATTATTGTCTCTCAGTATTTTCATGTGACACGGACAAAAAAATTATTTGAAGATCAGGGTTTTGAAAATGTAAGCAGTGTAAGCCCCAATTATTTTGAATTCAGAGATCTTTACTCAATTTTAAGAGAATTTCCGGCTTATTATACCTAATAAAATAGTTTCGGCGGGCTTTCAGCCCGCCGAAACTATTTTTTCAACTCATTCAGAAGATTTTCAATCTGATCAATATGTTTTCCGTAAAACACTTTAAACCACCATTTCCCAAATAAAAACAAACCAGGTAATGTAACGACCATTGTTCCAATAAGAATACTTGCAATTTTCAAGTCTGACAACGGAATCGGACGTGGAATAAATTCCAGAACAATAATTATTTCACAAACCAAAAACGGAACAAAAGCAAGATAGAATGACAGATAATACTGTTTATTCAAATTAAATTGGTGCAATAAATCCTTTAATCCTTCATATGTTTTCATTGTGGGTTCACTCATATTTTTATACAATTTAAAAAACTGACTAAAAAAGAAAAACGTAACAAAAACCATTGAAGCAATCAGAATGGTAATGTAAAATTTAAACTTAAAAGGTCCGGGAGATAAAGTAATCAGAGTAAAAGAAAAAACGAAAATTCCTACGGTAGACCAAAACTCCATACGCATATTCTTTCGCATTTTCTCAAGGGGAAGATTGATTTTATTTTTTTGCTCAATACTGATCTGCGGAACTTCTTCAAAAGAATCGTCTGCATTCCAGGTATTTTTCAGTTCATCTATATTCATGA is a window of Candidatus Chryseobacterium colombiense DNA encoding:
- a CDS encoding GNAT family N-acetyltransferase, with the protein product MENIKFEISPYQDELQILIDEKKAGYMSIEIDGRLLIVYYTKLNEEVEGKGYAKMLLDELVRYAEEKDLLVDPECDFVRQQFENHPARYKDIWHA
- a CDS encoding MBL fold metallo-hydrolase — protein: MIYIFITITVLVILYFIVTSQDVFGAEAKGERLARMQQSKHFKDKQFQNLSHTPSLAEGYSMPKVLYDFFFKKKTPFLKPSKKLPSIHTDLKNLPKDQDVFIWIGHSSYFIQTDGVSFLIDPVLSLYGSPFKFFNKAFAGADIFKPEDIPTIDYLVITHDHYDHLDYPTVKAIKDKVGKVIVPLGVGAHLEKWGYSPGQLIEEEWGGEAVLKNTIKIIFTPARHFSGRKMKRNVTLWTSYVLQTPTKKIFLGGDSGYDTHFKMIGEQFGPFDYAIMENGQYNEAWKYIHALPQDVIQASIDVKAKKIIPVHSSKFALALHPWNEPLEKVVALGKEKKMNILTPMIGEPVDLNKEDQQFRIWWED
- a CDS encoding S41 family peptidase, with protein sequence MKKFSPILLFMFILSSCSSVKKHNEQRSVCIAPEDLKEDVDYAYAKIKEMHPRLYWYISESQLDYKFDSLKHTINQPLTPLEFYFKLQPVIASIKEGHLSLRIPIKKFTKKEIRSLDNKKGMFSRFEYYVTGEHLYIIENKDSIENIKPGTEILKINDVPVPVYLKKYKNLISSDGYNTTFQPYFLKDIFFNFYSAEFGFNDTAKIETLYNKKIKTYTLKRAEKSKTDFEKDREQKKKTLEKKVNDYVAFNDSYNRTFKFVDPDSSIAYIKVKSFSRTYSEKFYKETFTKIKNAGAKYLIIDIRNNYGGSLDEINNLYSYLAPGPFTLIKRSQVTSKTSPLKTNYFRKSNALDYTFKSFLYPAYIISQTMNTYKKDSIVYYKMKADRETQPQKDAFHGKVFVLINGGSFSASSILSAKLKNDKLATLVGEETGGANDGTIAGFYSYQKLPHSKISLPIGLALVQPNISFTNTERGVLPDVTITENIQDILDKKDRQMEWVMKKIGNEKNGK
- a CDS encoding YdcF family protein, translated to MSKNIFKFFKIFASVIILWFFVHSTYITIDGLSDHDQHADLAVILGNKVNEDGTLSKRLEKRLESGIDLYQNHRIKKILVSGGLGKEGFYEGDKMKEFLVEKGIPDSLIIVDNHGDNTRATVINTLKLKPQLKFNSIIIVSQYFHVTRTKKLFEDQGFENVSSVSPNYFEFRDLYSILREFPAYYT